A single region of the Triticum dicoccoides isolate Atlit2015 ecotype Zavitan chromosome 2B, WEW_v2.0, whole genome shotgun sequence genome encodes:
- the LOC119365797 gene encoding helicase-like transcription factor CHR28 translates to MEIIDLCSDSEDDVKLCSKGKDITHLCSEDRKDSLVPIDGVDSSLLLLNTPFAKNNAEQPITLDDDDWLSSNPASCSYRSPAGSSHRIYPLSSSSLMLYDSPYGKAKQEIDDDDDVYMYSVPPPSFPTSHPSLSDEEDLTARFNYADGGTDWKLPFGTSQNVKTDSDSDDVYAYEGLHSQRMFPPSMPSFNPVNNDPEVSNGFGTQGQPNAEKRPLGCDERAIYEEALQHISQETKEEDLPEGVLSISLLKHQRIALAWMLSKENSSHCPGGILADDQGLGKTISTIALIQKERVQQSNFISADSDSKNSVPLDLDDDDIVMAMDKNKPKGEPSDRLDHELCASSSGSAFNRMAKTVKVEPKKKGRVNLPSSASTSRSATRPSAGTLVVCPASILKQWASEIKAKVAESSRLSVLVYHGGSRTSKPTELAKYDVVVTTYTIVGQEVPKQDSDDDMEPNHDEKYGLCPDFAARKRKLTKQTKKKAIKKKKVNNSAADLDGGPLARVRWFRVVLDEAQTIKNHRTKSARACCGLKAKRRWCLSGTPMQNTIDDLYSYFRFLKYEPYSSFSLFRSMIKGPISRGSSQGYKKLQTVLKIILLRRTKETLLDGEPIIKVPPKTIELKKINFTQEERYFYLALEEGSREKFKEFAAAGTIKQNYANILVLLLRLRQACDHPYLLKDDNQANYTDPASIEMAKQLPREIVMNLLEKLEVRRPICMICAEQRKNDMDSRTGPKEPPENAVITTCCHIFCYECAQESLSEEEVCPVCKQKLSSELLFSRPVLRLCISDELESYAITSSAAAAGDSSAASASSAAVVAAAGADNSASSAAVVAAAGADNSASSAAVVAAAAADSSAAAADEKSLICEASYISSKIKAAVDTLKSIFNTHGPTDSDAPKAIVFSQWTGMLNVLELSLNSNFINFRRLDGSMSLDDREEAVQEFKADPAVRVMLMSLKAGNLGLNMIAASHVIMLDPWWNPYAEDQAVDRAHRIGQTRPVTVTRFTVNGTVEDRILALQAKKREMVASAFGDEKTGGIATRLTVEDLGYLFNV, encoded by the exons ATGGAGATTATTGACTTGTGTTCTGATAGCGAAGACGATGTTAAACTGTGTTCAAAAGGCAAAGACATCACTCATCTGTGCTCAGAGGACAGAAAAGACAGTCTTGTTCCTATTGATGGCGTTGACTCCTCTCTTCTTTTACTCAACACGCCGTTTGCCAAGAACAATGCAGAACAGCCAATCACTTTGGATGATGATGATTGGTTAAGTAGCAATCCCGCTTCATGCTCTTATAGATCTCCGGCTGGTTCATCACACAGGATCTATCCTCTCTCAAGTTCTTCGCTCATGCTATATGATTCCCCATACGGTAAAGCCAAGCAGGAAATTGATGATG ATGATGATGTCTATATGTATTCGGTTCCGCCTCCATCATTTCCAACCAGTCATCCAAGTTTGAGTGACGAGGAGGATCTTACTGCAAGGTTTAATTATGCTGATGGTGGAACTGATTGGAAACTACCTTTTGGTACCAGCCAGAACGTCAAAACTGATAGCGATAGCG ATGATGTCTACGCTTATGAAGGCCTGCATTCACAGAGGATGTTTCCTCCATCAATGCCTTCCTTTAATCCAGTTAATAATGACCCTGAAGTTTCCAATGGCTTTGGCACGCAAGGCCAACCAAACGCAGAAAAAAGGCCTCTTGGTTGTGATGAGAGAGCTATATATGAAGAAGCCCTACAG CATATCAGTCAGGAAACAAAGGAAGAAGATCTGCCTGAAGGTGTTTTGTCCATATCACTCCTTAAGCACCAG AGAATAGCATTAGCTTGGATGctctccaaggagaatagttcgcaTTGTCCAGGTGGAATTTTGGCAGATGATCAG GGTCTTGGGAAGACAATATCAACAATTGCCCTAATACAAAAGGAGAGGGTTCAACAGTCTAACTTCATATCTGCTGATTCCGACAGTAAAAATTCTGTGccattagatcttgatgatgatgaTATAGTGATGGCAATGGACAAGAACAAACCCAAGGGTGAACCCTCAGATAGGCTTGATCATGAGCTCTGTGCTAGTTCGTCGGGGAGTGCTTTTAATAGAATGGCCAAGACTGTTAAAGTTGAGCCCAAGAAGAAGGGCCGAGTGAATCTACCATCCTCTGCATCAACCTCCAGGTCTGCTACTAGACCATCTGCAGGAACACTGGTGGTTTGCCCGGCTAGCATTCTTAAGCAGTGGGCTAGTGAGATCAAAGCCAAGGTTGCTGAAAGTTCCAGATTATCTGTTTTGGTTTATCATGGAGGTTCAAGGACTTCAAAACCAACTGAGTTGGCAAAATATGATGTTGTTGTCACCACATATACTATTGTAGGCCAAGAAGTGCCCAAACAAGACTCTGATGACGATATGGAGCCAAATCACGATGAAAAGTATGGGTTATGTCCTGATTTTGCTGCTCGTAAAAGAAAACTGACAAAACAGACCAAGAAAAAGGCAATAAAGAAAAAGAAGGTTAACAATTCAGCCGCTGACCTGGATGGTGGTCCACTTGCCAGGGTGCGATGGTTTAGAGTTGTGCTGGATGAAGCTCAAACAATAAAAAATCACCGGACTAAATCTGCTAGAGCCTGTTGTGGACTGAAAGCAAAAAGGAGATGGTGCTTATCGGGTACACCTATGCAAAATACAATTGACGACCTGTACAGTTATTTCCGCTTTTTAAAATATGAGCCATATTCTTCATTTAGTTTGTTCCGCTCGATGATAAAGGGTCCAATATCTAGAGGCTCAAGTCAGGGGTATAAGAAACTTCAAACTGTCTTGAAGATAATTCTGTTGCGGCGCACAAAAG AAACACTACTTGATGGAGAACCTATTATAAAAGTACCTCCAAAGACAATTGAGCTGAAGAAAATAAATTTCACACAAGAGGAACGGTATTTCTATTTGGCTCTTGAAGAAGGTTCTCGGGAAAAGTTCAAG GAATTTGCTGCTGCTGGAACAATAAAACAAAACTATGCAAACATTCTTGTATTGCTGCTGCGGCTTCGGCAAGCTTGTGATCACCCTTATCTTCTGAAGGATGACAATCAAGCAAATTATACTGACCCGGCTTCCATAGAAATGGCAAAACAACTTCCTAGGGAAATAGTGATGAATTTGCTCGAAAAGCTGGAGGTACGGCGACCAATTTGTATGATATGTGCG GAGCAGAGAAAGAACGACATGGACTCTCGCACAGGACCAAAG GAACCACCTGAGAATGCTGTTATAACAACATGCTGCCATATTTTCTGCTATGAATGTGCACAAGAGAGCTTAAGTGAAGAGGAAGTCTGCCCTGTTTGCAAACAGAAATTAAGTTCTGAATTGCTTTTTTCACGCCCAGTATTAAGGCTCTGTATCTCTGATGAGTTGGAGTCATATGCAATAACTAGTTCTGCAGCAGCAGCAGGAGATAGTTCTGCAGCATCAGCATCATCGGcagcagtagtagcagcagcaggagcagataaTTCTGCATCATCGGcagcagtagtagcagcagcaggagcagataaTTCTGCATCATCGGcagcagtagtagcagcagcagcagcagatagtTCTGCAGCAGCAGCAGATGAAAAATCCTTGATTTGCGAAGCCAGTTACATCTCATCGAAGATCAAGGCGGCCGTTGACACGCTTAAATCAATCTTCAACACACATGGCCCTACTGATAGTGATGCTCCTAAGGCAATAGTCTTCTCCCAGTGGACTGGCATGCTGAACGTCCTGGAGCTTTCACTGAATAGCAATTTCATAAACTTCAGAAGGCTTGATGGGTCAATGTCCCTTGACGATAGAGAAGAAGCAGTGCAAGAGTTTAAGGCTGACCCAGCG GTAAGAGTGATGCTCATGTCACTGAAGGCTGGTAATCTTGGTCTAAACATGATAGCTGCTAGCCATGTGATCATGCTCGATCCCTGGTGGAACCCTTACGCTGAGGACCAGGCGGTTGATAGAGCACACAGAATCGGCCAGACCCGTCCTGTGACTGTCACTCGATTCACAGTCAATGGCACAGTGGAAGATCGCATCTTAGCTCTGCAG GCGAAAAAGAGGGAGATGGTGGCATCAGCATTTGGCGACGAGAAAACGGGTGGCATCGCAACTCGGCTCACGGTGGAAGATCTCGGATATCTCTTCAACGTATAG